The following proteins come from a genomic window of Carassius auratus strain Wakin chromosome 18, ASM336829v1, whole genome shotgun sequence:
- the glipr1b gene encoding glioma pathogenesis-related protein 1b isoform X2, which produces MDSLGGLLLRVTVLLCGSCCVQALLPGITEPEFIRRCVQAHNTQRSRTGPPAASARSMSWDNELAKGARDRARHCKASHQPGLAHFGHPLFGWMGENIWLGAPFSAFSVENAIHRWSKGSAYSLKNNNCSRLCGHYAQLMWSTSFKLGCAVNVCAKGIENFSSHPESTIFVCNYGDTGHVHGITPYVAGVDCSGCGSVICRDNVCRYDWFPGWDYGPPSSACTVSYWLTNLGTCLLGVCWLLHFYATH; this is translated from the exons ATGGACTCTCTCGGCGGTCTCCTCTTGCGGGTAACGGTGCTTCTGTGCGGCTCCTGCTGCGTTCAGGCGCTCTTACCGGGAATAACGGAGCCCGAGTTCATCCGCAGGTGTGTGCAGGCGCATAACACGCAGCGCTCGCGCACCGGTCCACCTGCGGCCAGCGCGCGCTCAATG TCCTGGGACAATGAATTGGCCAAAGGTGCCAGAGACCGAGCGAGACACTGCAAGGCCTCTCATCAGCCAGGGCTGGCACATTTTGGACACCCGCTGTTTGGGTGGATGGGTGAGAACATCTGGCTGGGGGCTCCGTTTTCAGCCTTCTCAGTGGAGAACGCCATACACAGATGGAGCAAAGGCAGTGCTTACTCACTCAAAAATAACAACTGCTCACGCTTATGTGGCCACTATGCACAG TTAATGTGGTCTACAAGCTTCAAGCTGGGCTGTGCTGTAAATGTGTGCGCTAAAGGAATCGAAAACTTCTCCTCTCACCCGGAATCCACTATTTTCGTGTGCAACTATGGCGATAC GGGACACGTTCATGGTATTACTCCATATGTAGCAGGTGTGGACTGCAGCGGTTGTGGGTCAGTGATCTGCAGAGACAACGTCTGTA GATATGATTGGTTCCCTGGGTGGGACTATGGCCCGCCCTCTTCAGCCTGCACTGTTTCCTATTGGCTGACTAATCTTGGAACGTGTCTACTAGGAGTTTGCTGGCTTCTCCACTTTTATGCAACACATTAA
- the glipr1b gene encoding glioma pathogenesis-related protein 1b isoform X1 — protein MDSLGGLLLRVTVLLCGSCCVQALLPGITEPEFIRRCVQAHNTQRSRTGPPAASARSMVRQVFRTQSWDNELAKGARDRARHCKASHQPGLAHFGHPLFGWMGENIWLGAPFSAFSVENAIHRWSKGSAYSLKNNNCSRLCGHYAQLMWSTSFKLGCAVNVCAKGIENFSSHPESTIFVCNYGDTGHVHGITPYVAGVDCSGCGSVICRDNVCRYDWFPGWDYGPPSSACTVSYWLTNLGTCLLGVCWLLHFYATH, from the exons ATGGACTCTCTCGGCGGTCTCCTCTTGCGGGTAACGGTGCTTCTGTGCGGCTCCTGCTGCGTTCAGGCGCTCTTACCGGGAATAACGGAGCCCGAGTTCATCCGCAGGTGTGTGCAGGCGCATAACACGCAGCGCTCGCGCACCGGTCCACCTGCGGCCAGCGCGCGCTCAATGGTAAGACAGGTGTTCAGGACGCAA TCCTGGGACAATGAATTGGCCAAAGGTGCCAGAGACCGAGCGAGACACTGCAAGGCCTCTCATCAGCCAGGGCTGGCACATTTTGGACACCCGCTGTTTGGGTGGATGGGTGAGAACATCTGGCTGGGGGCTCCGTTTTCAGCCTTCTCAGTGGAGAACGCCATACACAGATGGAGCAAAGGCAGTGCTTACTCACTCAAAAATAACAACTGCTCACGCTTATGTGGCCACTATGCACAG TTAATGTGGTCTACAAGCTTCAAGCTGGGCTGTGCTGTAAATGTGTGCGCTAAAGGAATCGAAAACTTCTCCTCTCACCCGGAATCCACTATTTTCGTGTGCAACTATGGCGATAC GGGACACGTTCATGGTATTACTCCATATGTAGCAGGTGTGGACTGCAGCGGTTGTGGGTCAGTGATCTGCAGAGACAACGTCTGTA GATATGATTGGTTCCCTGGGTGGGACTATGGCCCGCCCTCTTCAGCCTGCACTGTTTCCTATTGGCTGACTAATCTTGGAACGTGTCTACTAGGAGTTTGCTGGCTTCTCCACTTTTATGCAACACATTAA
- the LOC113118160 gene encoding cAMP-regulated D2 protein codes for MVLFGTTLIVVTLHSIMPIVSGRLKSETQVMIFHIPNTEHKEESLDDVFLDGPALNPFRSLDFYAGVDEFSRKTVAESTDMHSVADSISTRTERGGKNIVHKEPEIDEKLNKVGCDGKCIISSLDNTSSDGLKDTSSGDPVVITHLGRVRGRTLDKAHVFYGIPYADPPVGDKRWAPPSHMSHWTYTYDATFPRPACMQVCAGEFSRMCPPKVSEDCLYLNVFVPVSVNLSLPMVKALPVMVWIHGGDFIAGSASKPLYDGRFISNYSNTVVVNMEYRLGAFGFLVTGRDPESSAVGNYGILDQQAALRWVQENIAAFGGDPNKVTLFSESAGAQSVCLHLMMQSSEHLFRHAAIQSLPFSLPLKTRWDAMKLGWDFAKLTNCSAFDLPCLRSLSSHDVLNAQVKSGSKIINPFRFLEVFETWGPFIDGELIQEQPITAFQTGHWQSYKPVILGTTSEEGVTFVYSVFNRSVSTLESVLYTVAIFKQHALKILHKYIPFYRNQDRRVMLSQIVTDYMFLCPTRCSARSGVRDGGAVWLYVFDHAPSDNNIWAGLPFCYNRTCHGAELPFLFDSAPSTNFTLTPQETLLANRMACYWGTFAHTGDPNSQSEQTHFCTQQRLPVWPRYTALEGWPILNLTLPSHPQLGDRDHFCDFWDRLDIY; via the exons ATGGTGTTGTTTGGCACTACACTGATTGTGGTCACGCTACATTCAATCATGCCAATTGTGAGTGGAAGACTGAAAAGTGAGACTCAGGTTATGATTTTCCACATCCCAAACACTGAACATAAAGAAGAGAGCTTGGATGATGTTTTTCTAGATGGACCCGCTTTAAACCCATTCAGGAGCCTAGACTTTTATGCTGGTGTTGACGAATTTTCAAGAAAAACTGTGGCTGAATCGACTGATATGCATTCAGTAGCTGATTCCATATCAACCAGAACTGAACGTGGCGGTAAAAATATTGTACACAAGGAGCCTGAGATTGATGAGAAGTTGAATAAGGTGGGATGTGATGGTAAATGCATAATTAGTTCACTGGATAACACCTCCTCTGATGGCTTGAAAGATACCTCTAGTGGAGATCCAGTGGTCATTACACATCTCGGGCGAGTTCGTGGCCGTACTCTGGATAAAGCTCATGTGTTTTATGGGATTCCTTATGCAGACCCTCCTGTGGGGGACAAACGCTGGGCTCCTCCTTCACACATGTCACATTGGACGTACACATATGATGCTACATTTCCCCGTCCTGCTTGCATGCAGGTGTGTGCTGGCGAGTTCTCTCGGATGTGTCCTCCTAAG GTTAGCGAGGACTGCCTGTATCTAAACGTCTTTGTTCCTGTGAGCGTCAACCTGTCATTGCCGATGGTAAAAGCCCTGCCGGTGATGGTGTGGATTCACGGCGGTGACTTCATCGCTGGCTCCGCCTCCAAACCGCTATACGACGGCCGCTTCATCAGTAACTATAGCAACACAGTAGTTGTAAACATGGAGTATCGTCTTG GTGCGTTTGGCTTCTTAGTCACAGGCAGAGATCCCGAGAGCTCTGCAGTGGGGAATTATGGGATTCTAGACCAGCAGGCAGCACTGCGCTGGGTCCAAGAAAACATTGCAGCTTTTGGAGGAGACCCAAATAAG GTTACTCTGTTTAGCGAGAGCGCTGGAGCCCAATCAGTGTGTCTTCATCTGATGATGCAGAGCAGCGAGCATTTGTTTAGACATGCAGCCATACAGAGTTTACCATTCTCTTTGCCACTGAAAACCAG ATGGGATGCGATGAAACTGGGCTGGGACTTTGCTAAACTGACTAATTGCTCAGCATTTGATCTGCCCTGTCTGCGCTCTCTCAGCTCACACGACGTGCTCAATGCCCAGGTTAAATCAG GTTCTAAGATCATCAACCCCTTCCGTTTCCTGGAGGTTTTTGAGACATGGGGACCATTCATTGACGGAGAGCTGATCCAggaacagccaatcacagcctTCCAAACCGGCCACTGGCAGAGTTACAAGCCTGTTATACTTG GTACAACCTCTGAGGAAGGCGTGACCTTTGTGTACAGCGTTTTCAACCGGTCCGTATCAACGCTAGAAAGTGTGCTCTACACTGTCGCCATTTTTAAGCAACATGCGCTTAAAATTTTGCACAAATATATTCCTTTCTACCGAAACCAGGACAGAAGAGTGATGCTTTCACAA ATTGTCACGGATTACATGTTCCTGTGTCCTACTCGATGTTCTGCTCGTTCTGGAGTGAGAGACGGTGGAGCCGTTTGGTTGTATGTATTTGATCATGCTCCATCTGATAACAACATATGGGCGGGGCTTCCGTTCTGCTACAATCGTACCTGCCATGGGGCGGAACTTCCCTTTCTCTTTGACTCCGCCCCCAGCACTAACTTCACGCTTACTCCTCAAGAGACCCTTCTGGCCAATCGGATGGCGTGTTATTGGGGAACGTTTGCCCACACGGGGGACCCAAACTCTCAAAGTGAACAGACGCACTTCTGCACACAGCAGAGGCTGCCGGTTTGGCCTCGATACACTGCTTTAGAGGGCTGGCCCATCCTGAACCTGACCCTACCCTCACACCCACAGCTCGGGGACAGGGACCATTTCTGTGACTTCTGGGATCGGCTGGACATCTATTGA
- the LOC113117999 gene encoding LOW QUALITY PROTEIN: Bardet-Biedl syndrome 10 protein homolog (The sequence of the model RefSeq protein was modified relative to this genomic sequence to represent the inferred CDS: inserted 5 bases in 4 codons; deleted 1 base in 1 codon; substituted 4 bases at 4 genomic stop codons) encodes LDCVCAHTKATADDTKSFILLLAALLRGIQDSHMRRKGSWSIHNLXNLTNCLLAVSRKELDDVVTHRITPYASLYCSHHCYKXEGSVLVLLIGGYISGRVGIXQADALKRVLSEFFHQVNRDQNXIHTPVTGLPIGCSEVIEVLVVTCDWSVWTEPAGTVKAXLQVHVVLLSVKQPESVLQWVRINHISLLECVDSSFLSNISAVETLSHSSLQHLLMLKSSRHVQLNGHTYACLGMFSHTHTHTHTHTHTHTHTHTHICAPVLGLLDQSVCVSLGVFAVLQNLSESFCLTLASDQAIAESMFDQSQSVLSSQDLSGGIMHXGRVLPVGGVFEFLLHCFSLNERNSSNPESFRLLAEALLCLPRTLYASNHRRFLNIQTRFLDDLKQWEKSKERESEIPXLKFGFGFSXSSASGLESVSGKKQMLVSVLQCLHRILCVGPILHTCSSLCTGPQTHSEEEERIL; translated from the exons TtggactgtgtgtgtgcacatactaAAGCTACTGCAGACGACACAAAATCATTCATTCTCCTGCTGGCCGCACTTTTACGAGGAATTCAGGACTCACACATGCGCCGCAAAGGATCTTGGAGCATCCATAATCTTTAAAATCTCACTAATTGCCTGTTGGCTGTGAGCAGGAAGGAATTGGACGATGTCGTAACACACAGAATTACCCCATATGCCTCATTGTACTGTAGTCACCATTGTTACAA CGAGGGCAGCGTTCTTGTTTTGTTGATTGGCGGGTATATTTCTGGAAGAGTGGGGA TGCAGGCGGATGCACTGAAACGAGTCCTGTCTGAGTTCTTCCATCAAGTCAATCGAGATCAAA TCATTCATACGCCTGTAACTGGGCTTCCTATTGGCTGTTCAGAGGTGATTGAAGTCCTTGTTGTGACATGTGATTGGTCAGTGTGGACTGAACCAGCAGGAACAGTAAAAG CCTTACAGGTGCATGTGGTGCTATTGTCCGTGAAGCAGCCAGAAAGTGTGTTGCAATGGGTTCGAATAAACCACATTTCTCTACTAGAGTGTGTCGATTCATCCTTTCTTTCAAACATCAGCGCTGTAGAAACACTCTCTCATTCATCACTTCAACACCTCCTGATGCTCAAGTCCAGTAGACATGTGCAACTCAATGGGCATACATATGCGTGTCTGGGcatgttttcacacacacacacacacacacacacacacacacacacacacacacacacacacacacacatttgtgcacCAGTGCTGGGATTGCTTGACCAGTCTGTATGTGTGAGCCTAGGTGTGTTTGCAGTGCTACAGAATCTTTCTGAAAGCTTCTGTCTAACACTGGCATCTGACCAAGCAATCGCAGAGTCCATGTTC GACCAATCACAAAGCGTGCTTTCATCGCAAGACCTGTCGGGTGGAATTATGCATTAAGGAAGAGTGCTCCCCGTTGGAGGAGTATTTGAGTTCTTGCTACATTGCTTTTCGTTGAACGAACGTAACTCTAGTAACCCAGAGAGCTTTAGGCTGCTGGCAGAGGCCTTGTTGTGTTTGCCTAGAACTTTGTATGCTTCTAATCACAGGCGGTTTCTGAATATTCAGACACGTTTCTTGGATGATCTTAAGCAATGGGAAAAGTCCAAAGAGCGAGAGTCAGAAATACCTTAGTTGAAGTTTGGTTTCGGGTTCAGTTAGAGTTCTGCATCGGGTCTTGAGTCGGTCAGTGGAAAGAAGCAGATGCTTGTTTCTGTGTTGCAGTGTTTGCACAGAATCTTATGTGTAGGGCCTATTTTACACACATGCTCTTCATTATGCACTGGCCCTCAAACACACTCTGAGGAGGAGGAACGCATTCTATAA
- the syt1b gene encoding synaptotagmin-1b → MHEGDALLAGPSSSPALNGSKIPGAASSPPTAVHPQTTTAESLAHSIRSKFLNELHKVPLPSWALVALGFLTVLITLSCCLCFCKKTIFKKKKEKGGKEKNEKNNIHLSNVKEDGTKQAVHHDTDSDHKEEDSESKEAAKLGKLHYSLDYNFTESALIVGVVEAEGLAAMDISGTSDPYVKVYLLPDKKKKFETKVHRKTLDPTFNEHFTFKVPYAELGGKTLVMTVYDFDRFSKHDAIGDVRVQMNKVDFSQLTEEWRDLQKAEKEEHERLGDICLSLRYVPTAGKLTVVVLEAKNLKKMDVGGLSDPYVKIHLMQNGKRLKKKKTTIKKNTLNPYYNESFSFEVPSEQIQKVQVVVTVLDYDKIGKNDAIGKVFIGLNSTGTEQRHWSDMLANPRRPIAQWHALKPEEDVDAELMKK, encoded by the exons ATGCATGAAGGTGATGCTCTGCTGGCTGGTCCTTCTTCATCTCCAGCACTGAATGGATCAAAGATACCTGGAGCTGCGAGTTCTCCACCCACGGCTGTTCATCCTCAGACTACAACCGCAGAGAGTTTGGCTCATAGCATCAGAAGCAAGTTTCTGAATGAGCTTCATAAAGTCCCAT TACCATCCTGGGCTCTGGTGGCCCTCGGCTTCCTCACAGTCCTCATCACGCTCAGCTGCTGTCTGTGTTTCTGCAAGAAGacgatatttaaaaagaaaaaggaaaagggcgggaaagagaaaaatgaaaagaacaaCATTCACCTATCAAACGTGAAAGAGGATGGAACAAAACAG GCTGTTCATCACGACACTGATTCTGATCACAAGGAAGAGGATTCTGAGTCTAAAGAGGCTGCAAAACTTGGAAAACTTCACTATTCCCTTGACTACAACTTCACTGAGAGCGCA TTAATTGTAGGTGTGGTTGAGGCAGAAGGTCTTGCTGCTATGGATATTAGCGGCACTTCGGATCCATATGTGAAAGTCTACCTCCTCCCTGACAAGAAGAAAAAGTTTGAGACGAAAGTTCACCGCAAAACACTAGATCCGACTTTTAATGAGCACTTCACCTTTAAG gttccatatgcagagcttGGAGGAAAGACACTGGTCATGACGGTGTATGACTTTGACCGTTTCTCCAAACATGATGCTATTGGGGATGTGAGGGTGCAGATGAATAAAGTGGACTTCAGTCAGCTTACAGAGGAGTGGAGAGATCTGCAGAAAGCAGAGAAAGAGGAG CACGAGCGGTTAGGTGATATTTGCTTGTCTCTGCGCTATGTACCGACTGCTGGAAAGCTGACTGTTGTCGTTCTAGAGGCCAAAAACCTCAAAAAAATGGATGTGGGTGGCCTCTCAG ACCCATATGTAAAAATCCACCTGATGCAGAATGGCAAAAggctgaagaaaaagaaaaccacaaTTAAGAAGAACACACTGAACCCGTATTACAACGAATCGTTTAGCTTTGAAGTGCCATCTGAGCAGATTCAG AAAGTTCAGGTTGTGGTGACAGTCCTGGACTATGACAAAATTGGGAAGAATGATGCAATTGGAAAGGTTTTCATAGGACTGAACAGCACAGGAACGGAGCAACGCCATTGGTCAGATATGTTAGCCAATCCGAGAAGACCCATCGCTCAATGGCACGCCCTTAAACCCGAAGAGGACGTAGATGCTGAACTCATGAAGAAATGA